In Jejubacter calystegiae, the following are encoded in one genomic region:
- a CDS encoding MFS transporter: MKIGWYSDLGSVERKTYWSCFGGYVLDAFDSTIYSLAMPILLTIGFLSKSDAGILSSASLIGSALGGWSAGRLADRFGRTRVLRLTVIWLSLFTLLTAFCTSFWQFLPLRFLQGLGYGGEMVVCGVLISEVIRARVRGRVAASIQSGYAIGNALSLATLPVVLSFFSQEIAWRIFFTVGTIPAMLLWWLRRSVPESPVFNTLSNHVKKGGDSGIFSPEFLRMTVTGTLFSSGVFGGAYIMITWLPTYLRITLGLPVTSMSGYLCINILGSLLGPFICGYISDRLGRWRTMMLFLCLQALVVGIYMFADISLAATLILGFFLGAFQGGLASGITPAFSELYPTRLRGAGAGFCASFGRGFGSLMPAAVGILATHMALGRAMGLLAISAYTIAFITSHFLPDATGVGMDQAGTPNERTVFDETTRPDP, from the coding sequence ATGAAAATTGGCTGGTATAGCGATCTTGGTTCGGTAGAACGTAAAACTTACTGGTCCTGTTTTGGCGGCTATGTGCTGGATGCGTTTGATTCCACCATATACTCCCTGGCAATGCCGATTCTTCTTACTATCGGTTTTCTTAGTAAATCAGATGCCGGAATTTTGAGTTCGGCGTCACTGATTGGCAGCGCTCTTGGTGGCTGGAGTGCAGGCCGTCTGGCCGATCGTTTCGGACGTACCCGGGTTTTGCGTCTGACCGTTATCTGGCTTTCCCTGTTTACCCTGCTGACCGCTTTCTGTACCAGCTTCTGGCAGTTTCTGCCGCTCCGCTTCCTTCAGGGGTTGGGTTACGGCGGCGAAATGGTGGTGTGCGGTGTATTGATTAGCGAAGTTATTCGTGCGCGGGTTCGGGGCCGGGTCGCAGCCTCTATCCAGAGCGGTTATGCCATCGGCAATGCGCTATCGCTGGCCACGCTACCGGTAGTGTTGAGTTTCTTTTCTCAGGAAATTGCCTGGCGAATCTTTTTTACTGTAGGCACGATCCCCGCCATGCTGCTGTGGTGGTTACGTCGTTCGGTTCCCGAATCGCCAGTATTTAATACTCTGTCGAACCACGTAAAAAAGGGTGGTGACAGCGGTATTTTCTCCCCGGAATTTTTGCGTATGACGGTGACCGGGACCCTATTTTCCAGCGGTGTTTTCGGTGGTGCTTATATTATGATCACCTGGCTCCCTACTTATTTACGGATAACTCTTGGCCTGCCAGTAACTTCTATGTCCGGGTATTTATGTATTAATATTCTGGGCTCACTACTCGGCCCCTTTATTTGTGGCTACATCAGCGACCGACTCGGTCGGTGGCGCACAATGATGCTGTTTCTGTGCCTGCAGGCGCTGGTGGTCGGTATCTATATGTTCGCTGACATAAGCCTTGCGGCAACCCTGATACTGGGCTTCTTTCTGGGCGCCTTTCAGGGTGGGCTGGCTTCGGGTATTACCCCTGCTTTTTCAGAGCTTTATCCAACCCGATTACGGGGCGCTGGTGCCGGATTCTGCGCCAGTTTCGGCAGAGGGTTTGGCTCTCTGATGCCAGCGGCGGTGGGTATCCTTGCCACCCATATGGCGCTCGGCCGTGCCATGGGGCTGCTGGCGATTTCGGCTTATACCATTGCGTTTATCACCTCGCATTTCCTGCCTGATGCCACCGGCGTAGGAATGGACCAGGCGGGTACGCCTAATGAACGCACCGTATTTGATGAAACAACCCGGCCCGATCCCTGA
- the pptA gene encoding tautomerase PptA → MPHVDIKYFPRDLSEEQKQALSDDIYAVLNKHLQTKESSLSVALTEVAPEAWKEQVWDPIIQPSLETLVKKPGYSM, encoded by the coding sequence ATGCCGCACGTTGATATTAAATACTTCCCGCGCGACCTGAGCGAAGAGCAGAAACAGGCGCTGAGCGACGATATCTATGCCGTACTGAATAAGCATCTGCAGACCAAAGAGAGCTCGCTGTCGGTAGCCCTGACTGAAGTAGCTCCGGAAGCCTGGAAAGAGCAGGTCTGGGATCCCATCATCCAGCCATCGCTGGAAACCCTGGTGAAGAAACCCGGCTATAGCATGTAA
- a CDS encoding Cof-type HAD-IIB family hydrolase has protein sequence MKIKLIAVDMDGTFLNDRKEYDKQRFLAQYAALREQGIRFVVASGNQYYQLISFFPEIRHEIAFVAENGALIYDRDEQVWHAELTHDDTLSVLDALDDFRGTNFVACGLKSAYVREGAPEAFLSLMAKHYHRLQPVQDLRTVDDVIFKFSLNLPDAEVPALVRQLDHKLDGIVKPVTSGFGFVDLIIPGAHKASGLSRLLTRWNIAPQECVAVGDSGNDVEMLELVGYSFAMENAAEAVSEVAKYQTTSNNDSGVLKVIDAVLQGEKPFSA, from the coding sequence ATGAAGATTAAGCTCATCGCTGTGGATATGGACGGCACCTTCCTGAACGACAGGAAAGAGTACGATAAACAACGCTTTCTGGCGCAGTATGCCGCGCTGCGCGAGCAGGGCATTCGCTTTGTGGTCGCCAGCGGTAACCAGTACTACCAGCTCATCTCTTTCTTTCCGGAAATTCGCCACGAGATTGCCTTTGTAGCCGAGAATGGCGCCCTGATTTATGACCGTGATGAGCAGGTCTGGCACGCTGAACTGACCCACGATGACACTCTGTCAGTCCTGGATGCGCTGGATGATTTCCGCGGCACCAACTTTGTGGCCTGCGGCCTGAAGAGCGCTTACGTGCGCGAAGGGGCGCCGGAGGCTTTCCTGAGTCTGATGGCAAAACATTATCATCGTCTGCAACCGGTGCAGGATCTGCGTACCGTTGACGATGTGATCTTTAAGTTTTCCCTGAATCTGCCGGATGCCGAAGTCCCGGCCCTGGTGCGCCAGTTGGATCATAAACTGGACGGTATTGTGAAGCCGGTTACCAGCGGTTTCGGTTTTGTCGACCTGATTATCCCTGGAGCCCACAAAGCCAGCGGCCTGTCGCGTCTGCTAACGCGCTGGAACATCGCGCCGCAGGAGTGCGTTGCCGTGGGCGACAGCGGCAACGATGTGGAGATGCTGGAACTGGTGGGCTACTCCTTCGCTATGGAAAATGCCGCAGAGGCGGTGAGTGAGGTGGCGAAATACCAGACCACCTCCAACAACGACAGCGGCGTGCTGAAGGTGATCGATGCCGTGTTACAGGGCGAGAAACCCTTTAGCGCTTAA
- a CDS encoding AI-2E family transporter has product MAKPIITLNALKLVIMLGMLVIVLAGIKVAADLIVPFVLALFVAVILNPVVSLLERIRIPRALAIVLLVSAIVMLAVLLLAYLGTSLNELARTLPQYRSSLIAPLSSLEPWLQRVGIQVSVEEVVKYIDPNAAMTLITNLLTRLSNAMTSIFLLLLTVVFMLLEVPQLPTKLQQLMSRPAEGMAAIQRALDSVTHYLVLKTAISLVTGLVVWGMLSLLSVRFAFVWGLLAFALNYIPNIGSVLAAIPPVAQVLVFSGLYDALLVVLLYLAVNMLFGNILEPRIMGRGLGLSTLVVFVSLIFWGWLLGPVGMLLSVPLTIIVKIALEQSQGGRSIAFLLGDVSVKR; this is encoded by the coding sequence ATGGCAAAACCCATTATTACGTTGAACGCTTTAAAACTGGTTATTATGCTGGGAATGCTGGTGATTGTGCTGGCCGGAATTAAAGTGGCCGCCGATCTTATCGTGCCCTTCGTACTGGCGCTGTTCGTTGCCGTGATCCTGAACCCGGTGGTCAGCCTGCTGGAGCGTATCCGTATTCCGCGCGCGCTGGCCATCGTGCTGCTGGTGAGCGCCATCGTCATGCTGGCCGTGCTGCTGCTGGCCTATCTGGGGACTTCGCTAAATGAACTGGCCCGCACCCTGCCCCAGTATCGTTCATCGCTGATTGCTCCGCTTTCCAGCCTGGAGCCGTGGCTACAGCGGGTTGGTATTCAGGTATCGGTCGAGGAGGTGGTGAAATATATCGATCCCAATGCCGCGATGACGCTCATCACCAACCTGCTGACCCGGCTTTCTAATGCGATGACCTCGATCTTCCTGCTGCTGTTAACGGTGGTCTTTATGCTGCTGGAAGTGCCGCAACTGCCCACCAAACTTCAGCAGTTGATGAGCCGCCCGGCTGAAGGCATGGCCGCTATTCAGCGAGCGCTGGATAGCGTTACCCACTATCTGGTGCTGAAAACCGCTATCAGTCTGGTCACCGGTCTGGTGGTATGGGGTATGCTGTCGCTGCTTTCGGTGCGTTTTGCCTTCGTCTGGGGATTACTGGCCTTTGCGCTGAACTACATCCCCAATATCGGTTCCGTGCTGGCCGCCATTCCGCCTGTTGCTCAGGTGCTGGTCTTCAGCGGCCTCTACGATGCGTTGCTGGTGGTACTCCTTTACCTGGCGGTTAATATGCTGTTCGGTAATATTCTGGAGCCGCGCATTATGGGGCGTGGGCTGGGGCTTTCTACCCTGGTGGTGTTCGTTTCGCTGATCTTCTGGGGATGGCTACTGGGGCCGGTGGGTATGCTGCTGTCGGTACCGCTGACCATTATCGTGAAGATCGCCCTGGAGCAGAGCCAGGGCGGTCGCAGCATCGCTTTTCTGCTGGGCGATGTTTCGGTTAAGCGCTAA
- the mdtJ gene encoding multidrug/spermidine efflux SMR transporter subunit MdtJ produces MLYWIFLALAIVFEITGTLSIKWAGETSGGILFMLAMISLSYIFLSLAVKRIALGVAYAMWEGIGILFITLFSVLLFGESLPWLKLAGLATLIAGIALIKSGTRKQEVAHGAV; encoded by the coding sequence ATGTTGTATTGGATATTTCTGGCTCTGGCGATTGTTTTTGAAATTACCGGAACCCTGTCGATAAAATGGGCTGGTGAGACTTCCGGCGGCATACTATTTATGCTTGCGATGATTTCCCTTTCCTATATTTTTCTGTCTCTCGCCGTTAAGCGAATTGCGCTGGGCGTGGCTTACGCTATGTGGGAAGGCATTGGTATTTTGTTTATTACGCTGTTCAGCGTGCTGCTGTTTGGCGAATCGCTGCCATGGCTGAAGCTGGCGGGGCTGGCGACGCTGATAGCGGGGATTGCACTGATTAAATCAGGTACCCGCAAGCAGGAGGTGGCCCATGGCGCAGTTTGA